The Halichoerus grypus chromosome 14, mHalGry1.hap1.1, whole genome shotgun sequence genome contains a region encoding:
- the NFIL3 gene encoding nuclear factor interleukin-3-regulated protein has protein sequence MQLRKMQTIKKEQASLDAGSGVDKMMVLNSALTEVSEDLTGGEELLLNEGSVGKSKSSACRRKREFIPDEKKDAMYWEKRRKNNEAAKRSREKRRLNDLVLENKLIALGEENATLKAELLSLKLKFGLISSTAYAQEIQKLSHSTAVYFQDYQASKSSTGPFVDEHEPSMVTSGCISVIKHSPQASLSDVSEVSSLEHSQDGAVRGGCGSPESKFQAIKQEPVELESYAREPGDERGAYRASVYQNLMGTAFPSYSHSPPLLQVARSSSNSPRTSETDDGAVGKSSDGEDEQQVPKGPIHSPVELQRGHATTVKVPEVNSSALPHKLRIKAKAMQIKVEAFDHEFDAAPKPASPMDGTPKRHFELEKHTAPSMVHSALTPFSVQVTNIQDWSLKSEHWHQKELNGKTQNSFKTGVVEMQDSGYKVSDPENLFLKQGIANLSAEVVSLKRLIATHQISASDSG, from the coding sequence ATGCAGCTGAGAAAAATGCAGACCATCAAGAAGGAGCAGGCATCCCTGGATGCTGGCAGCGGTGTGGACAAGATGATGGTGCTGAACTCTGCGCTGACCGAGGTCTCGGAAGACTTGACAGGGGGTGAAGAGCTGCTTCTGAATGAAGGCAGCGTGGGGAAGAGCAAATCTTCCGCGTGTCGGAGGAAACGGGAATTCATTCCCGATGAAAAGAAGGATGCCATGTATTGGGAAAAGAGGCGGAAAAATAACGAAGCCGCGAAGAGGTCTCGGGAGAAACGTCGACTGAATGACCTGGTtttggagaacaaactgattgcCCTGGGAGAAGAAAACGCCACTTTAAAAGCTGAGCTGCTCTCCCTAAAATTAAAGTTTGGTTTAATTAGCTCCACGGCCTATGCCCAAGAGATTCAGAAACTCAGTCACTCTACTGCTGTGTACTTCCAAGACTACCAGGCGTCCAAGTCCAGCACCGGCCCCTTTGTGGATGAGCACGAGCCCTCGATGGTGACGAGCGGCTGCATCTCTGTCATCAAGCACTCCCCGCAGGCCTCCCTGTCCGACGTTTCCGAAGTGTCCTCGCTGGAACATTCACAGGATGGGGCTGTGCGGGGTGGCTGTGGGAGCCCCGAGAGCAAGTTCCAGGCCATCAAGCAAGAGCCTGTGGAACTGGAGAGCTACGCGAGGGAGCCTGGTGATGAGCGGGGCGCCTACCGGGCCTCTGTGTATCAGAACCTCATGGGGACCGCGTTCCCCAGCTACTCCcactctccccctctgctgcAGGTCGCCCGGTCCTCCAGCAACTCCCCCAGGACGTCGGAGACAGATGACGGCGCGGTGGGGAAGTCATCCGACGGAGAAGATGAGCAGCAGGTTCCCAAGGGCCCCATCCATTCTCCCGTGGAGCTTCAGCGCGGCCACGCCACCACGGTGAAGGTTCCAGAAGTGAACTCCTCCGCCTTGCCGCACAAGCTCCGCATTAAAGCCAAAGCCATGCAGATCAAAGTAGAAGCGTTTGATCACGAGTTTGACGCCGCACCGAAACCGGCCTCGCCTATGGACGGGACGCCCAAGAGACATTTCGAACTCGAGAAGCATACTGCCCCAAGTATGGTACATTCTGCCCTCACCCCTTTTTCAGTGCAGGTGACTAATATTCAAGATTGGTCTCTGAAATCGGAACACTGGCATCAAAAAGAACTTAATGGCAAAACTCAGAATAGCTTCAAAACTGGAGTTGTGGAAATGCAAGACAGTGGCTACAAAGTGTCTGACCCAGAGAATTTGTTTCTGAAGCAGGGGATAGCAAACTTATCTGCAGAGGTGGTTTCACTGAAGAGACTCATAGCCACACACCAAATCTCTGCTTCGGACTCTGGGTGA